In Limnobaculum parvum, one DNA window encodes the following:
- a CDS encoding ABC transporter permease, producing the protein MQDTLIILHRMLSLIAKELQSLLRDPQTRAILVLPVLMQVILFPFAATLEVTNASIAIYSEDNGKSSIELTQRIAKAKAFSNVILLRGSQEIEPTINQQKALLLVRFPADFSRRIESGQNTPLQIILDGRRSNSAQIAANYIQQIIKQYQLEISAGVPKQNNSQLVMRNWYNPNLDYKWFVVPSLIAMIVTIGVLIVTSLSVAREREQGTLEQLLVSPLTTWQIFIGKAVPAMIVAMFQASIVLIIGIFFYQIPFAGSLMLFYSTMLIYTLSLVGFGLLISSLCATQQQAFIGMFVFMMPAILLSGYVTPVENMPVWLQNLTWINPIRHFTDITKQIYLKDADFSIIWGSLWPLLVITVTTGSMAYWMFRRKIS; encoded by the coding sequence ATGCAAGATACTCTCATCATACTTCACCGCATGTTGTCACTGATCGCCAAAGAGCTACAGTCGCTGCTGCGCGATCCGCAAACCAGAGCCATTCTGGTACTGCCGGTATTGATGCAGGTGATTCTGTTTCCGTTTGCTGCTACGTTAGAAGTGACCAACGCCAGCATTGCTATCTACAGTGAGGATAACGGTAAATCTTCCATTGAGCTAACCCAGCGGATTGCCAAGGCCAAAGCCTTCAGTAATGTCATTCTGCTGCGCGGTTCGCAAGAAATAGAACCGACCATTAATCAGCAAAAAGCATTGTTGCTGGTACGCTTCCCGGCAGATTTTTCCCGCCGTATCGAATCGGGCCAAAATACACCGCTGCAAATTATTCTCGATGGCCGCCGCTCTAACAGCGCACAAATTGCTGCCAACTATATTCAACAGATTATTAAGCAATACCAATTAGAAATCAGTGCTGGAGTACCTAAACAGAACAATAGCCAATTAGTGATGCGAAACTGGTATAACCCAAACTTGGATTACAAATGGTTTGTAGTGCCATCGTTGATCGCCATGATTGTTACCATCGGCGTACTGATTGTGACCTCACTCTCCGTAGCCCGCGAGCGGGAACAGGGAACTCTGGAACAATTGTTAGTTTCTCCACTTACCACTTGGCAAATATTTATTGGTAAGGCCGTTCCAGCAATGATTGTGGCGATGTTTCAGGCCTCTATTGTGCTGATCATCGGGATCTTTTTCTATCAGATCCCCTTCGCCGGATCGCTAATGCTGTTTTACAGCACCATGCTGATTTACACCCTGTCACTGGTAGGTTTTGGCCTGCTGATCTCTTCGCTGTGCGCTACGCAACAACAAGCATTTATTGGCATGTTTGTATTTATGATGCCGGCCATTCTGCTATCCGGCTATGTAACACCGGTAGAGAATATGCCGGTGTGGCTACAAAACCTCACTTGGATTAACCCAATCCGCCACTTCACCGATATCACTAAGCAGATTTACCTGAAAGACGCCGATTTCTCGATTATTTGGGGAAGCCTGTGGCCGCTGTTGGTCATTACTGTTACCACGGGGAGCATGGCTTATTGGATGTTCAGGAGAAAGATTAGCTAA
- the parC gene encoding DNA topoisomerase IV subunit A, whose translation MSDITHDGVERQPLHQFTENAYLNYSMYVIMDRALPFIGDGLKPVQRRIVYAMSELGLNAAAKFKKSARTVGDVLGKYHPHGDSACYEAMVLMAQPFSYRYPLVDGQGNWGAPDDPKSFAAMRYTESRLSKYAELLLGELGQGTVDYVPNFDGTMQEPKMLPARLPNILLNGTTGIAVGMATDIPPHNVREVANAAVMLLDNPNATLDNLMTEIQGPDYPTEAEIITSQDEIRKIYQSGKGSIRMRAVWKREDGDIVITALPHQTSGAKVMEQIASQMRAKKLPMVEDLRDESDHENPTRLVLVPRSNRIDLEQVMNHLFATTDLEKSYRVNLNMLGLDGRPAVKNLVEILSEWLIFRRNTVVRRLNHRLERVLKRLHILEGLLAAFLNIDEVIEIIRTEDEPKPALMQRFNISDTQAEAILELKLRHLAKLEEMNIRGEQAELEKEREYLQGLLSSDRKLSSLIKKEILADAQTYGDDRRSPLVIRTEAKAMSEHDIVPSEPVTIVLSDMGWVRSAKGHDIEPSGLSYRAGDSFKAAARGKSNQPVVFIDSTGRSYALDPLTLPSARGQGEPLTGKLAPPPGATVEQVLMHADDQKLLMASDAGYGFICTFEDLVARNRNGKTMITLPDNAKVLMPLEVNSEDDLLLTITTAGRMLLFPVGDLPQLSKGKGNKIISIPSAQAAAGEDRIAYLFILTAKSSVTLHVGKRKLLLRPEDLQKFRAERGRKGTLLPRGLQRIDDIDVETPPSPVEEAPVTE comes from the coding sequence ATGAGTGATATAACTCACGACGGTGTGGAACGCCAACCGCTCCACCAGTTTACTGAGAATGCGTACCTTAACTACTCAATGTACGTCATTATGGATCGCGCATTGCCCTTTATTGGCGATGGGTTGAAGCCAGTACAACGTCGTATCGTTTATGCAATGTCTGAGCTGGGGCTGAATGCCGCGGCTAAGTTTAAGAAATCGGCACGTACCGTGGGTGACGTGCTGGGTAAATATCATCCTCACGGCGACAGCGCCTGTTATGAAGCGATGGTATTGATGGCGCAGCCATTCTCCTATCGCTACCCGTTGGTAGACGGTCAGGGAAACTGGGGGGCACCGGACGATCCTAAGTCGTTCGCCGCCATGCGTTATACCGAATCTCGCCTGTCTAAATATGCCGAACTGCTGTTGGGTGAACTGGGTCAGGGAACCGTAGACTACGTACCAAATTTTGACGGCACGATGCAGGAGCCTAAAATGCTGCCTGCCCGTTTGCCGAACATTCTGTTGAATGGGACTACCGGTATTGCGGTTGGTATGGCAACGGATATCCCTCCGCATAACGTGCGTGAAGTGGCTAATGCCGCAGTGATGCTGTTGGATAACCCCAACGCCACGCTAGATAATCTGATGACCGAAATTCAGGGGCCAGACTATCCAACAGAAGCTGAAATCATCACCTCACAGGATGAAATCAGAAAAATCTATCAGAGCGGTAAAGGTTCGATTCGTATGCGAGCCGTGTGGAAGCGAGAGGATGGCGATATCGTCATTACTGCGCTTCCGCATCAAACTTCTGGCGCTAAGGTGATGGAACAGATCGCCAGCCAGATGAGGGCGAAAAAGCTGCCGATGGTGGAGGATCTGCGCGATGAGTCAGATCACGAGAATCCAACTCGCCTAGTGTTAGTCCCTCGTTCTAACCGTATCGATCTGGAACAGGTGATGAATCATCTGTTTGCCACCACCGATCTGGAAAAAAGTTACCGCGTTAACCTGAATATGCTGGGTCTAGATGGTCGCCCTGCGGTGAAAAATCTGGTTGAGATCCTGTCGGAGTGGTTGATTTTCCGCCGTAATACGGTGGTTCGTCGTTTGAATCACCGTTTGGAGCGCGTACTGAAACGCCTGCATATTTTGGAGGGGTTACTGGCGGCCTTCCTGAATATTGATGAAGTGATCGAGATTATTCGTACCGAAGATGAGCCAAAGCCGGCATTGATGCAGCGTTTTAACATCAGTGATACTCAGGCCGAAGCGATTCTGGAATTGAAACTGCGTCATCTTGCCAAACTGGAAGAGATGAATATTCGCGGTGAGCAAGCCGAGCTGGAAAAAGAGCGCGAATACCTACAAGGTCTGTTGAGCTCCGATCGTAAGCTGAGCTCGCTGATTAAGAAAGAGATTCTAGCGGATGCACAAACCTACGGTGACGATCGTCGTTCACCGCTGGTGATACGTACTGAAGCTAAAGCAATGAGCGAACATGATATTGTTCCTTCAGAGCCGGTGACCATTGTTCTTTCTGATATGGGATGGGTGCGTAGTGCCAAGGGTCATGATATTGAGCCATCGGGGCTGAGCTATCGCGCTGGCGACAGCTTCAAAGCCGCTGCTCGCGGTAAGAGTAATCAGCCAGTGGTGTTTATTGACTCAACCGGACGCAGCTATGCACTGGATCCGTTGACGTTACCGTCTGCGCGTGGACAAGGTGAGCCGTTGACCGGCAAACTCGCTCCGCCGCCGGGCGCAACGGTTGAGCAGGTGTTAATGCACGCTGACGACCAGAAGTTACTGATGGCATCGGATGCTGGGTATGGTTTTATCTGTACCTTTGAAGATCTGGTGGCTCGTAACCGTAACGGTAAAACGATGATTACTCTGCCGGATAATGCCAAAGTGCTAATGCCGCTGGAAGTCAACAGTGAAGACGATCTGCTGTTAACCATTACTACCGCTGGCAGAATGCTGCTGTTCCCCGTCGGTGATTTGCCACAGTTGTCGAAAGGTAAAGGTAATAAGATTATTTCTATTCCTTCGGCACAGGCTGCCGCAGGTGAAGATCGGATTGCTTATTTATTTATCCTGACGGCGAAATCATCCGTGACGCTACACGTAGGTAAACGTAAGCTGCTACTGCGGCCGGAAGATTTGCAGAAATTCCGCGCTGAAAGGGGACGTAAAGGAACGCTGTTACCTCGAGGGTTGCAACGTATCGATGATATTGATGTTGAAACCCCTCCTTCACCAGTTGAAGAGGCACCGGTCACCGAGTGA
- the parE gene encoding DNA topoisomerase IV subunit B, with the protein MSQSSYNADSIEVLSGLEPVRRRPGMYTDTSRPNHLGQEVIDNSVDEALAGHASKIEVILYEDQSLEVIDDGRGMPVDIHPEEGVTAIELIMCRLHAGGKFSNKNYQFSGGLHGVGISVVNALSTRVEVTVRRDAQVYSIAFENGDKVQDLAVIGTCGRRNTGTSVHFWPDPSFFDSPRFSVSRLVHVLKAKAVLCPGVEIIFTDKVNGTEQRWCYQDGLTDYLMEAVNGLITLPEKPFVGAFAGDTEAVDWALLWLPEGGEVLSESYVNLIPTMQGGTHVNGLRQGLLDAMREFCEFRNLLPRGVKLSAEDIWDRCAYVLSLKMQDPQFAGQTKERLSSRQSSAFVSGIIKDAFSLWLNQNVQAAEQLAELAIFSAQQRMRAAKKVVRKKLVSGPALPGKLADCSSQDLSVTELFLVEGDSAGGSAKQARSREFQAIMPLKGKILNTWEVSSDEVLASQEIHDISVAIGIDPDSDDLSQLRYGKVCILADADSDGLHIATLICALFVRHFRKMVEEGHVYVAMPPLYRIDLGKEVYYALDEQEKEGVLEQLKRKKGKPNVQRFKGLGEMNPLQLRETTMDPNTRRLVQLTLEDSETTMALMDMLLAKKRSEDRRNWLQEKGDRVELDV; encoded by the coding sequence ATGAGCCAATCCAGTTATAACGCTGATTCCATTGAGGTGCTCAGCGGCCTTGAACCAGTACGACGCCGTCCCGGCATGTACACCGATACCTCTCGTCCGAATCATCTCGGGCAGGAAGTTATTGATAACAGCGTTGATGAGGCGTTAGCCGGTCACGCGAGTAAAATTGAAGTTATTTTGTATGAAGACCAGTCGCTGGAAGTGATCGACGACGGCCGCGGTATGCCTGTCGACATTCATCCTGAAGAAGGCGTAACGGCGATTGAGCTTATCATGTGTCGCTTACATGCAGGCGGTAAGTTCTCTAACAAAAACTACCAGTTTTCCGGTGGTCTACACGGAGTAGGGATTTCGGTAGTTAACGCCCTGTCTACCCGTGTGGAAGTGACGGTGCGTCGTGACGCGCAGGTATACAGCATTGCATTTGAAAACGGTGATAAAGTGCAGGATCTGGCGGTTATCGGTACCTGTGGTCGCCGTAATACCGGCACCAGCGTTCACTTTTGGCCGGATCCTAGCTTTTTTGACAGCCCACGATTTTCTGTCTCTCGCCTAGTGCACGTGCTAAAGGCGAAAGCCGTTCTCTGCCCTGGCGTTGAGATTATCTTTACCGATAAAGTGAATGGTACCGAGCAGCGCTGGTGCTATCAGGATGGTTTGACCGATTACCTGATGGAAGCAGTAAATGGCTTGATAACACTGCCAGAAAAACCTTTTGTCGGTGCTTTTGCTGGTGATACTGAAGCGGTGGACTGGGCGCTGTTATGGCTGCCGGAAGGGGGGGAAGTACTGAGCGAAAGCTACGTAAACCTGATCCCAACCATGCAGGGGGGGACTCACGTTAACGGCCTGCGTCAGGGGTTGCTGGATGCGATGCGTGAATTTTGCGAATTCCGCAATCTGCTGCCTCGTGGCGTAAAGCTGAGTGCGGAAGATATTTGGGATCGCTGCGCTTACGTTCTTTCCCTGAAAATGCAGGATCCGCAGTTTGCCGGTCAAACCAAAGAGCGTTTATCGTCTCGTCAAAGTTCAGCGTTTGTTTCCGGCATTATTAAAGATGCCTTCAGCCTGTGGCTGAACCAAAACGTGCAGGCGGCGGAGCAGTTAGCCGAACTGGCCATTTTCAGCGCCCAGCAGCGTATGCGGGCGGCAAAAAAAGTGGTGCGGAAAAAACTGGTTAGTGGGCCTGCTTTGCCGGGCAAACTGGCAGATTGTTCATCACAAGATTTAAGCGTTACCGAACTGTTTCTGGTGGAAGGGGATTCTGCGGGCGGTTCAGCCAAGCAGGCGCGTAGCCGCGAATTTCAGGCGATTATGCCGCTGAAGGGTAAGATTCTGAATACTTGGGAAGTCTCTTCCGATGAGGTTCTGGCTTCTCAGGAAATTCATGACATCTCGGTGGCGATTGGTATTGATCCAGACAGTGACGACCTCAGCCAACTACGCTACGGCAAAGTATGTATCCTAGCGGATGCGGACTCCGATGGTCTGCATATTGCTACCCTGATTTGCGCGCTGTTTGTTCGCCATTTCCGTAAGATGGTAGAAGAGGGACACGTCTACGTGGCGATGCCGCCGCTGTACCGTATCGATCTGGGAAAAGAAGTTTACTACGCGCTGGATGAACAGGAAAAAGAGGGCGTGCTGGAGCAGCTAAAACGCAAGAAAGGCAAACCAAACGTACAGCGTTTTAAAGGGTTGGGTGAGATGAACCCGCTACAACTGCGTGAAACCACGATGGATCCAAATACCCGTCGTTTGGTTCAGCTAACCCTTGAAGACAGCGAAACCACTATGGCCCTGATGGATATGCTGTTAGCGAAGAAACGTTCAGAAGATCGCCGTAACTGGTTACAGGAAAAAGGCGATCGTGTGGAACTTGATGTTTAA
- a CDS encoding 1-acylglycerol-3-phosphate O-acyltransferase has product MLVILRALIVIPFCILVCLVGSLYCLFSPRNPRHSYTFGRLFGRLAPVFGLTVETRVNPEVKADGNCIYIANHQNNYDMVTAAAAVQPRTVTVGKKSLLWVPFFGPFYWLTGNILIDRNNKTKSRGTIYQIIEQMKKRDISVWMFPEGTRSRGRGLMPFKTGAFHAAIAAGVPVVPICVSSTSGKIKLNRWNNGHAIVEMMSPIDTSSYDKDQVRELAQHCHDVMTAKLALLDQEVAEREAADRQH; this is encoded by the coding sequence ATGTTAGTTATTCTGCGTGCTTTGATTGTTATTCCATTTTGCATTCTGGTTTGTCTGGTTGGCTCGTTATATTGTCTTTTTAGCCCGCGCAACCCTCGCCATTCCTATACTTTCGGTCGACTGTTTGGTCGTCTGGCACCGGTATTTGGCTTAACGGTGGAAACGCGCGTTAATCCAGAGGTTAAAGCTGACGGAAATTGTATTTATATTGCCAACCATCAGAATAATTACGATATGGTAACGGCGGCTGCTGCCGTACAGCCAAGAACGGTGACGGTGGGTAAAAAAAGTCTGCTGTGGGTTCCTTTCTTTGGCCCCTTCTATTGGCTGACTGGCAATATTTTGATTGATCGCAATAATAAAACAAAATCTCGCGGTACCATTTACCAAATTATTGAGCAGATGAAAAAACGTGATATCTCGGTGTGGATGTTCCCGGAAGGTACACGCAGCAGAGGGCGCGGTTTAATGCCGTTCAAAACGGGTGCTTTTCATGCGGCTATTGCTGCGGGTGTACCGGTTGTGCCGATTTGCGTTTCCAGTACTAGTGGTAAGATAAAGCTGAACCGTTGGAATAATGGTCATGCGATTGTAGAGATGATGTCTCCTATTGATACCAGCAGCTATGATAAAGATCAGGTGCGCGAACTGGCACAACACTGTCATGACGTCATGACGGCAAAGTTGGCTCTGCTGGATCAGGAAGTTGCTGAACGTGAAGCAGCCGACCGTCAACATTAA
- the ftsP gene encoding cell division protein FtsP, translated as MPISRRRLLQATGATLGASMVSPAFAAAPQVALPVPPLLETRKGQPLYLSLQRAHWEFISGARVSTLGFNGRYLGPTVRVRNGDDVKMVYSNRLSDPAAVTVSGLQVPGTLMGNAARMMSPGVDWAPIIPVRQQAATCWYHAITPNKIASDIYNGLAGMWIIEDDISRGLAIPNQYGVNDFPVILQDKRFSSFGQSEYSNSGASELGFLGDTLLTNGVSGPYVEVGRGWVRLRLLNASNSRRYTLTLSDNRPFHLIANDTGLLTAPVAVSQLNLAPGERREVLIDMSKGDEVSISAGLSASIVDRLRSFFEPSSILNSSLVLTIKPTGLMALVTDKLPASLKSVDVLDGSIARSREFVLGSDVPGINGAIWDPLRIDTKVKLGTWERWTVSTAKPQAFHVQGASFFVSSVNGANPSLEDSGWKDTVWVEGKVELLVKFNQPSSPHFPFMYYSQNLELADRGNIGQLLVEE; from the coding sequence ATACCAATTAGCCGCCGCCGCTTGTTGCAGGCGACGGGTGCCACGTTGGGTGCGAGTATGGTTTCTCCGGCGTTTGCCGCAGCACCTCAGGTGGCATTGCCTGTCCCTCCTCTGCTGGAAACCCGCAAGGGTCAGCCGCTTTATCTTTCTCTTCAACGTGCCCATTGGGAATTTATCTCCGGTGCCCGAGTGAGTACCTTAGGGTTTAATGGCCGCTATTTAGGACCCACGGTTCGGGTTCGCAATGGTGATGACGTTAAGATGGTCTACAGTAATCGCTTAAGCGATCCGGCCGCTGTAACGGTGAGCGGGCTTCAGGTTCCTGGTACTTTAATGGGAAATGCAGCGCGTATGATGTCACCGGGTGTGGATTGGGCCCCGATTATTCCTGTTCGTCAGCAGGCTGCAACCTGCTGGTATCACGCGATTACGCCAAATAAGATTGCTTCTGATATTTACAACGGTCTAGCCGGTATGTGGATTATTGAAGATGATATTAGTCGCGGTTTGGCGATTCCTAATCAGTATGGGGTTAATGATTTTCCCGTTATTCTGCAGGATAAGCGCTTTAGTTCTTTTGGTCAGTCGGAATATTCCAATAGTGGTGCCAGTGAGTTGGGTTTTTTGGGTGATACTTTACTCACCAACGGCGTTAGTGGACCTTATGTTGAGGTCGGCCGCGGCTGGGTCAGATTACGTTTGTTGAATGCCTCAAATTCCCGACGCTATACCCTGACATTAAGTGATAATCGGCCATTTCATCTGATTGCAAATGATACCGGCCTGTTGACGGCTCCGGTTGCTGTTTCTCAACTGAATTTGGCTCCGGGTGAGCGTCGAGAAGTGTTGATTGATATGTCAAAAGGGGACGAAGTATCCATTTCTGCCGGGCTTTCTGCCAGTATTGTCGATCGACTCCGTAGCTTCTTTGAACCATCGAGCATTCTGAATTCATCACTGGTGTTGACCATTAAACCAACGGGGCTAATGGCGCTGGTAACGGATAAGCTCCCAGCTAGTCTGAAGTCGGTGGATGTATTAGACGGTAGCATCGCCCGTTCTCGCGAATTCGTGTTGGGCAGTGATGTTCCGGGTATCAATGGTGCTATTTGGGATCCACTGCGTATTGATACTAAAGTGAAGCTAGGCACCTGGGAGCGCTGGACTGTCAGCACCGCTAAACCTCAGGCATTCCATGTTCAGGGTGCTTCGTTTTTTGTCAGCTCAGTTAATGGCGCGAATCCTTCGCTGGAAGACAGTGGCTGGAAAGATACCGTTTGGGTTGAAGGCAAAGTTGAATTGTTGGTGAAGTTTAACCAACCATCGTCGCCGCATTTCCCGTTTATGTACTATAGCCAGAATCTGGAACTGGCGGATCGCGGGAATATCGGGCAGTTGCTGGTTGAAGAGTAA